A genomic region of Anaerolineae bacterium contains the following coding sequences:
- a CDS encoding cupin domain-containing protein, with the protein MPVKHADQIPANPVSAGKDTFIQILISPEEGPHFAMRRFTMKPGGSMPRHTNEVEHEQYVLQGRARIGIGDEVYEVGPGHVVFIPAGVPHWYENIGNEDFVFLCLVPNKEDTLRICDE; encoded by the coding sequence ATGCCCGTCAAGCACGCTGATCAAATTCCGGCGAATCCGGTGAGTGCCGGAAAAGACACCTTCATCCAGATTCTCATCAGCCCGGAAGAGGGGCCGCATTTCGCCATGCGGCGTTTCACCATGAAGCCCGGCGGCAGCATGCCCCGGCACACCAACGAGGTGGAGCACGAGCAGTATGTGCTCCAGGGACGCGCCCGCATTGGCATCGGCGACGAGGTGTATGAGGTGGGGCCTGGCCATGTGGTCTTCATCCCGGCCGGCGTACCCCACTGGTACGAGAACATTGGTAACGAAGATTTCGTCTTTCTCTGTCTGGTACCCAACAAAGAAGACACCCTCCGCATTTGCGACGAATGA
- a CDS encoding TIM barrel protein — MNLSFRFGTVGNPLSTPKKPGGSVGGVMRLAELGLDALELGWVRSVRVSEKTCAAIKATAAAHGVALSVHAPYFINLNADDEEWPKSRQRLMAAAYYGHLAGATDIVFHPGSYFGRPPDEVLPKAIARLQAVVAELETLGVAVTLRPETMGKAAVIGSLEDTLRLSQEVPGAQPCLDFAHLHARPGDGSMNTYDEWARVLEAYAQALGEEALRHLHIHLSGIEYGPKGERNHLKIEEADLDIRAIFRVLKAFGAAGRILCESPVLEEDAVLLKAWWQEVSGEN, encoded by the coding sequence ATGAACCTTTCCTTTCGATTTGGCACCGTCGGTAATCCTCTCTCAACGCCCAAAAAGCCCGGCGGCAGCGTGGGCGGGGTGATGCGTCTGGCCGAACTGGGCCTCGACGCCCTGGAATTGGGCTGGGTGCGCTCGGTGCGGGTCAGCGAGAAGACCTGCGCGGCCATCAAAGCCACCGCTGCCGCCCACGGGGTCGCCCTCAGTGTTCATGCGCCTTACTTTATCAACCTCAACGCCGACGACGAGGAGTGGCCCAAATCGCGCCAGCGCCTGATGGCCGCCGCCTATTACGGCCATTTGGCCGGGGCCACCGACATCGTGTTTCACCCCGGCTCCTACTTCGGTCGCCCGCCCGACGAGGTGCTGCCCAAGGCCATCGCCCGCCTGCAGGCTGTGGTCGCCGAACTTGAAACCCTGGGTGTGGCCGTCACCCTGCGGCCGGAGACCATGGGCAAAGCGGCGGTCATCGGCTCTCTGGAGGACACGCTGCGCTTGAGCCAGGAGGTGCCGGGGGCGCAGCCCTGCTTGGATTTCGCGCACTTGCACGCCCGGCCCGGCGACGGCAGCATGAACACCTACGACGAATGGGCCCGGGTATTGGAAGCCTACGCCCAGGCCCTCGGCGAAGAGGCGCTGCGCCATCTCCACATTCACCTTTCAGGTATCGAGTACGGGCCCAAAGGGGAACGGAATCACCTCAAAATCGAAGAAGCCGACCTGGACATCCGCGCCATCTTCCGCGTCCTCAAGGCCTTTGGGGCCGCCGGGCGCATCCTGTGCGAGAGCCCGGTCCTGGAAGAAGACGCCGTGCTGCTCAAAGCCTGGTGGCAGGAAGTCAGCGGCGAGAATTAA
- a CDS encoding diacylglycerol kinase family protein, whose product MRDRLRSRLAAFRYAFQGLGHLWRTQPNARIHALATVLVVALAWWLRIDAARGALLSLVIGLVWMAEAFNTALEAAVDLCSPQPHPLAKVSKDVGAAAVLLAVFTAVAVGLLILGLPLLARLGWGSGG is encoded by the coding sequence ATGCGCGACAGGCTACGCTCGCGTCTGGCTGCCTTTCGCTATGCTTTTCAAGGACTGGGGCACCTGTGGCGTACCCAGCCCAACGCCCGCATCCATGCCCTGGCCACGGTACTTGTCGTCGCCCTGGCGTGGTGGTTACGCATCGACGCCGCCCGTGGGGCGCTTCTGTCCCTGGTCATTGGTCTGGTGTGGATGGCCGAGGCGTTCAACACCGCGCTGGAGGCCGCCGTGGACCTTTGTAGCCCCCAACCCCACCCGCTGGCCAAGGTGAGCAAGGATGTGGGCGCTGCGGCTGTGCTCCTGGCCGTCTTCACCGCTGTGGCCGTGGGCCTGCTCATCCTGGGCCTGCCTCTGCTGGCCCGCCTCGGTTGGGGTAGCGGCGGCTAA
- the ybeY gene encoding rRNA maturation RNase YbeY, with product MTIYLRVDPAYAALLQTEAIRQAAETTLAYQKVSGPVALTVWISDDATLRRWNLRFRGVDAPTDVLSFPDGEVDPDTGARYLGDVLISYPRAAAQAAVAGHAVADELTLLVVHGVLHLLGHDHATPEEKAHMWAAQREVLRNLGCPLDPP from the coding sequence ATGACGATCTATCTCCGCGTTGACCCGGCCTACGCCGCCTTGCTCCAGACCGAGGCCATCCGTCAGGCCGCTGAAACCACCCTGGCGTACCAGAAGGTGAGCGGCCCGGTGGCGCTCACCGTTTGGATCAGCGACGACGCCACGCTGCGTCGGTGGAATCTCCGTTTCCGGGGCGTGGATGCGCCCACCGATGTGCTGTCCTTCCCCGACGGAGAGGTGGATCCGGACACCGGAGCGCGGTATCTGGGCGATGTGCTCATCTCCTACCCACGGGCCGCGGCCCAGGCGGCGGTTGCAGGGCACGCCGTGGCCGATGAACTGACCCTGCTGGTGGTGCATGGCGTGCTCCATCTCCTGGGCCACGACCACGCCACACCCGAGGAGAAGGCCCACATGTGGGCTGCCCAGCGCGAGGTGTTACGCAATCTGGGATGCCCTCTGGACCCTCCATGA
- a CDS encoding HDIG domain-containing protein translates to MKNETPRTHTSWAQRMQAAYPGLLFALGVLAAALIMLVTGDAERALTLQVGDVAPRDILAPYNLTYESRVLTEQRREAAAAAVAPVYAPPDPAIARRQLEQLRSALDFVSQVRADPYASDEQKRADLQALKGVRLTPQQIDYLLRLSDAHWEAIQKEAERVLEQVMRASIRESQLPQIRRTLPTLVRLDFSPEQAGLVVAFVEAYLTPNSLYSPELTQAAQEQARQAVPPVERHIRRGETIVQRGQVLTAADIEALAQYGLLKTHTHWQIWLAPLFLLLGIMGWLALYLRQNRPLRRHLRALALLITGGLLWVLGARLLLPGHIVLPYLYPFPLFMMTVALLVGREPALIFGFVIDVLGLYGLPNGFELFLFQWLGGAIGVFALGRQSRMRAYFWSGGLLAAGQSAVMLAFRLPSPDSDWLGMATLSAAALVNAALSSGGSLLLHYLLAPLLDVVAPLQLLELARPDHPLLQRLLQQAPGTYQHSLQVANLAEQAAERIGADPLLTRVGALYHDIGKAENPAYFIENLPLGVPSPHEALSPEESAAYIIRHVTDGLALAQKHRLPKPIQAFIAEHHGTSIARYQYAQALEAAGNDPAKVDIRRFRYPGPRPRSKETAIVMLADGCEARVRAEHPTELEVIRALVRRTWRERLDEGQLDEAPLTLRDLAAIEDAFVEALKGLYHSRIRYPQVSPTQPVEETPSLDETAAPEPQEVLFPHDDLSPR, encoded by the coding sequence ATGAAAAACGAAACCCCGCGCACGCACACCTCCTGGGCGCAACGGATGCAGGCCGCCTATCCCGGCCTGTTGTTTGCTTTGGGGGTGCTGGCCGCCGCGCTCATCATGCTGGTCACCGGAGACGCTGAACGCGCCCTGACGCTTCAGGTCGGGGATGTGGCCCCTCGAGACATCCTGGCGCCCTACAACCTGACTTACGAAAGCCGTGTGCTCACCGAGCAGCGCCGCGAGGCGGCCGCTGCTGCGGTGGCGCCGGTCTATGCGCCCCCCGACCCTGCCATCGCCCGCCGCCAACTGGAGCAATTGCGCAGCGCCCTGGATTTCGTCTCCCAGGTGCGCGCCGACCCCTACGCTTCGGACGAACAAAAACGCGCCGACCTGCAAGCCCTGAAGGGCGTCCGCCTCACTCCCCAGCAAATCGACTACCTCCTGCGCCTCTCCGATGCCCATTGGGAGGCCATCCAAAAAGAAGCCGAGCGCGTGCTGGAACAGGTCATGCGCGCCTCCATCCGCGAAAGCCAACTCCCGCAAATCCGCCGCACGCTGCCCACCCTGGTGAGACTGGACTTCTCTCCCGAACAGGCGGGGTTGGTGGTGGCTTTTGTTGAGGCTTATCTGACGCCCAACAGCCTGTACTCCCCCGAATTGACCCAGGCAGCCCAGGAACAGGCCCGGCAGGCGGTTCCCCCTGTGGAGCGCCACATCCGCCGTGGGGAGACCATTGTGCAGCGAGGACAGGTGCTTACCGCGGCCGACATCGAAGCCTTGGCGCAATACGGCCTGCTCAAAACGCACACCCATTGGCAGATCTGGCTGGCGCCCCTGTTCCTTTTGTTGGGCATCATGGGCTGGCTGGCCCTTTACCTGCGCCAGAACCGTCCGCTCCGGCGCCACCTGCGGGCCCTGGCCCTCCTGATCACCGGGGGCCTGCTCTGGGTTCTGGGCGCCCGCCTGCTGTTGCCCGGCCATATTGTCCTCCCTTACCTCTACCCCTTCCCACTTTTCATGATGACGGTGGCCCTGCTCGTGGGCCGCGAACCGGCTCTGATCTTCGGCTTTGTCATCGATGTCCTGGGGCTGTATGGCCTGCCCAATGGATTTGAACTCTTCCTTTTCCAGTGGCTTGGCGGGGCCATCGGCGTCTTCGCCCTGGGCCGTCAAAGCCGCATGCGCGCTTACTTTTGGTCCGGGGGGCTGTTGGCCGCGGGGCAGAGCGCCGTCATGTTGGCCTTCCGCCTGCCCTCGCCGGACAGCGACTGGTTAGGGATGGCCACCCTGAGCGCGGCCGCGCTGGTCAACGCTGCTCTCTCCTCTGGTGGCAGCTTGTTGCTGCACTATCTGCTCGCCCCGCTGCTGGATGTGGTGGCACCTTTGCAATTGCTGGAATTGGCCCGGCCCGACCATCCCCTGCTCCAACGCCTCCTCCAACAGGCTCCGGGGACCTACCAGCACAGCCTGCAGGTCGCCAACCTGGCCGAGCAGGCGGCAGAGCGCATCGGTGCCGACCCGCTGCTGACCCGGGTGGGGGCGCTCTACCATGACATCGGCAAGGCCGAAAACCCGGCCTACTTCATCGAAAATTTGCCCCTTGGGGTGCCCAGCCCTCACGAAGCCCTCTCCCCTGAGGAAAGCGCTGCTTACATCATCCGCCATGTGACCGACGGCCTGGCGCTGGCGCAAAAGCATCGCCTGCCCAAACCCATCCAGGCCTTCATCGCCGAACACCACGGCACTTCCATCGCCCGCTACCAGTACGCCCAGGCCCTGGAGGCGGCGGGGAACGATCCCGCCAAAGTGGACATCCGCCGCTTCCGCTACCCTGGCCCGCGTCCGCGCTCGAAAGAGACCGCTATCGTGATGCTGGCCGACGGCTGCGAAGCCCGGGTGCGCGCCGAGCACCCCACCGAACTGGAGGTCATTCGCGCCCTGGTGCGGCGCACCTGGCGAGAGCGTCTGGATGAGGGGCAGTTGGACGAAGCCCCCCTCACCCTGCGCGATCTGGCCGCCATCGAAGATGCGTTCGTCGAGGCCCTGAAAGGGCTCTACCATAGCCGCATTCGTTACCCGCAGGTCTCGCCGACCCAACCCGTGGAGGAAACCCCCTCCCTCGACGAGACCGCGGCTCCGGAGCCCCAAGAGGTTCTGTTCCCCCATGACGATCTATCTCCGCGTTGA
- a CDS encoding GatB/YqeY domain-containing protein, with protein sequence MSVKEQLQKALTQAMRRQDTLRKRVLRLALSAIKLAEVEKGHPLTDTEAWAVLQKEVKARHETIEGAEQAGRQDLIDEARAEITVLEEFLPTPLTPEELEALAREVIAEVGAASPKDMGKVMKPLLAKVQGRASGSEVSQVVRRLLAEG encoded by the coding sequence ATGAGCGTCAAAGAACAACTCCAAAAAGCCCTGACCCAAGCCATGCGCCGGCAAGACACCCTGCGCAAGCGGGTGTTGCGGCTGGCCCTTTCGGCCATCAAACTGGCCGAGGTGGAGAAAGGCCATCCACTGACCGACACCGAAGCCTGGGCCGTCCTGCAAAAAGAAGTCAAAGCCCGTCACGAGACCATCGAAGGTGCCGAGCAGGCCGGGCGGCAGGATTTGATCGACGAAGCGCGGGCCGAGATCACCGTGCTGGAAGAGTTTCTCCCAACGCCGCTGACGCCGGAGGAGTTGGAAGCCCTGGCCCGCGAAGTCATCGCCGAGGTGGGGGCTGCCTCCCCCAAGGACATGGGCAAAGTGATGAAACCTTTGCTGGCCAAAGTCCAGGGACGGGCCTCCGGAAGTGAAGTGAGCCAGGTCGTCCGACGCTTGCTGGCCGAGGGCTGA
- a CDS encoding DUF72 domain-containing protein yields MSVRVGCCGFPKARAEYYCTFEAVEVQRTFYRPPKLDTVRRWRAEAPEGFAFAIKAWQRITHPGRSPTYRRDPLPEHVRREVGFFRPTEAVRQAWEVTRAVAEALEASWIIFQCPASFRPTSENLAHLRDFFHSVERGPWRFGWEPRGDWPAETVRELCRELDLVHVVDPFTQPAQWGCPVYWRLHGRGGYAYRYTEADLAQLSAWAQGLDEVWVMFNNVSMWEDALRFRQRLSTASLEANGIMKS; encoded by the coding sequence ATGAGCGTCCGGGTGGGCTGCTGTGGCTTTCCCAAAGCCCGCGCGGAGTATTATTGCACTTTCGAGGCGGTGGAGGTGCAACGCACCTTCTACCGCCCCCCGAAACTCGATACCGTGCGTCGCTGGCGGGCGGAGGCGCCGGAGGGTTTCGCCTTTGCCATCAAGGCCTGGCAACGCATCACCCATCCCGGTCGCAGTCCCACCTACCGCCGCGATCCTCTCCCGGAGCATGTGCGGCGCGAGGTGGGGTTCTTTCGCCCCACGGAGGCCGTCCGACAGGCCTGGGAGGTCACCCGTGCCGTTGCCGAGGCGCTGGAGGCTTCCTGGATCATCTTTCAGTGCCCCGCCTCCTTTCGCCCCACGTCGGAAAACCTGGCTCACCTGCGTGACTTTTTCCACTCGGTCGAACGCGGCCCATGGCGTTTTGGCTGGGAACCCCGAGGCGACTGGCCCGCCGAAACGGTGCGCGAACTGTGCCGGGAACTGGACTTGGTGCATGTGGTGGACCCTTTCACCCAACCTGCTCAATGGGGGTGCCCTGTGTACTGGCGCCTCCACGGCCGGGGCGGGTACGCCTATCGCTACACCGAGGCCGATCTGGCCCAACTGAGCGCCTGGGCGCAGGGCCTGGACGAGGTTTGGGTGATGTTCAACAATGTGTCGATGTGGGAGGATGCCCTGCGCTTTCGCCAGCGGCTTTCCACCGCCTCCCTTGAGGCCAATGGTATAATGAAATCATGA
- a CDS encoding M20/M25/M40 family metallo-hydrolase has translation MRLNTDLISRVLERALDIQRIPAPTFHEAQRAAFVRQCWEEEGVAVEQAPVGNVYAHLPGRGDAPPVIVTAHLDTVFPAGTDLTVRREGPRWYGPGLGDNSLGVAALFGVYWALRSLFPLPGDLWLVADVAEEGLGNLRGIRAVVERFGGAVSAYLVLEGLGLGHVYHRALGVRRYRVTLRTPGGHSWADAGQPSAIHELAALITEITRLPLPARPRTTLNVGRIGGGVSINTIAPEAWMEIDLRSEEARALGRVASAVERLAQKRHRAHVEVYLEVIGERPAGALPPEHPLVQTAEAALRAQGVTPTRLIGSTDANIPLSRGYPAVGLGLARGGGAHSDREYIEPDSLPRGLAAVVALVRRAYSLARR, from the coding sequence ATGCGTTTGAACACCGACCTCATCTCTCGCGTGCTAGAGCGGGCGCTGGATATCCAGCGTATCCCTGCGCCCACCTTCCACGAGGCGCAGCGGGCTGCCTTTGTGCGCCAATGCTGGGAGGAGGAGGGGGTGGCCGTCGAACAGGCCCCGGTGGGCAATGTATACGCCCACCTGCCAGGGCGGGGTGACGCCCCGCCGGTGATCGTCACCGCCCATCTCGACACCGTGTTCCCGGCGGGGACCGACCTCACCGTGCGGCGAGAGGGCCCACGCTGGTACGGCCCGGGTTTGGGCGACAACAGCCTGGGGGTGGCCGCGCTGTTTGGGGTGTACTGGGCGCTGCGCTCCCTTTTCCCCCTGCCCGGCGACTTGTGGCTGGTGGCCGATGTGGCCGAGGAGGGGTTGGGCAACCTGCGCGGGATTAGGGCCGTGGTGGAGCGTTTCGGCGGGGCGGTCAGCGCCTACCTTGTGCTGGAAGGGCTGGGCCTGGGGCATGTGTACCATCGCGCGCTGGGCGTGCGGCGTTATCGGGTCACCCTTCGCACCCCCGGCGGCCACTCCTGGGCCGACGCCGGCCAGCCCTCGGCCATCCATGAACTCGCCGCGCTGATCACCGAGATCACCCGCTTGCCCCTGCCGGCCAGGCCGCGCACCACCCTCAATGTGGGCCGAATCGGGGGCGGCGTTTCGATCAATACCATCGCCCCCGAAGCCTGGATGGAAATCGACCTGCGCAGCGAGGAGGCGCGTGCCTTGGGGCGGGTGGCCTCGGCCGTGGAACGCCTGGCCCAAAAACGCCACCGTGCCCATGTCGAGGTCTATCTGGAAGTCATCGGCGAACGCCCGGCCGGGGCCTTGCCCCCTGAGCACCCTCTGGTGCAGACGGCCGAGGCGGCCCTGCGCGCCCAGGGTGTCACTCCGACGCGGCTCATCGGCTCCACCGATGCCAACATCCCCCTCAGCCGGGGCTACCCCGCCGTGGGACTGGGCCTCGCCCGGGGCGGTGGAGCCCATTCGGACAGGGAGTACATCGAGCCGGATTCCCTGCCCCGGGGACTGGCCGCTGTGGTGGCGCTGGTGCGCCGGGCCTATTCCCTCGCCCGGAGGTAA
- a CDS encoding carbohydrate kinase family protein → MAPRLLFLGPLYRDFILPPHGRPAIDIPGGDVLYAAIGAALWGAQVSLVSRVGENFPRAWLEDWARLGWDVRGIRILPQRLEHRRVLVYEAGFRLSGASVAGAFLQRGLPFPKMLMDYEPPTPSPLHPDRLTETTLRMNDLPPDLDRIQGAHLAPQDWVTHTLLPAALRQAGIPTITLDPAEGYMLPEWRDRTPMLLQGLTAFLPSEDELRRLFAHRLLDIWEMVEGLAAWGVEIVVVKRGASGHILYEKSAGRRWEIPAYPADVRDPTGAGSAFCGGFLAGWVQTYDAVEAALYGAVAASIVVERVGALTALDTLPGLAESRLERLRPRVRRV, encoded by the coding sequence TTGGCACCCCGTCTGCTCTTTTTGGGCCCGCTGTATCGGGATTTCATCCTGCCCCCGCACGGACGCCCGGCCATCGACATCCCCGGCGGGGATGTGCTCTATGCCGCCATAGGCGCCGCGTTATGGGGTGCCCAAGTGAGCCTGGTCTCCCGGGTGGGGGAGAACTTCCCCCGGGCGTGGCTGGAAGATTGGGCCCGGCTGGGCTGGGATGTCCGGGGAATACGGATCCTGCCCCAAAGGTTGGAGCACCGCCGGGTGCTGGTGTACGAAGCGGGGTTCCGCCTCTCCGGGGCCTCGGTGGCCGGGGCCTTCCTCCAGAGAGGGCTGCCGTTTCCCAAAATGCTGATGGACTACGAGCCCCCCACCCCTTCGCCCCTCCATCCCGACCGGCTCACCGAGACCACCCTGCGGATGAACGACCTGCCCCCGGACCTGGACCGCATCCAGGGGGCCCACCTTGCCCCCCAGGACTGGGTGACCCATACCCTGCTCCCCGCGGCGCTGCGCCAGGCCGGGATTCCGACCATCACCCTGGACCCCGCCGAAGGGTACATGCTCCCCGAATGGCGCGACCGCACCCCTATGCTGCTCCAGGGGCTGACAGCCTTCCTGCCCTCGGAGGACGAACTGCGCCGCCTGTTCGCCCATCGCCTGCTGGACATCTGGGAAATGGTCGAAGGGCTGGCCGCCTGGGGGGTGGAAATCGTGGTAGTCAAACGCGGCGCTTCGGGGCATATCCTGTACGAAAAAAGCGCCGGTCGACGCTGGGAAATTCCGGCTTATCCGGCCGATGTGCGTGACCCCACTGGCGCAGGGTCGGCCTTTTGTGGCGGGTTTCTGGCCGGGTGGGTGCAAACCTACGACGCAGTCGAGGCCGCCCTTTACGGCGCCGTGGCGGCTTCCATTGTGGTGGAGCGGGTCGGGGCGCTCACCGCCCTGGATACGCTCCCCGGGCTGGCCGAATCTCGCCTGGAGCGGCTGCGCCCTCGGGTACGGCGGGTGTAA
- a CDS encoding DUF4126 domain-containing protein, whose protein sequence is MDVLSGVFAAFGLSASAGLNAYIPLLVIALTARYTHWLHLNPPWDALTSLWIILLLLTLAAIEFVADKVPAVNHLNDLIHTFIRPVAGAIAFAASAGVISDLHPGLALALGLLVAGSVHTIKAGVVRPAVTATTGGAAHPPLSLAEDVTAAVVSLLSVLVPLLLGLALLLFAVALLLWLRGRRRPDRAA, encoded by the coding sequence ATGGATGTGCTTTCTGGCGTGTTCGCTGCCTTTGGCCTCTCGGCCAGCGCCGGGCTCAACGCCTACATCCCGCTCCTGGTCATCGCGCTGACCGCACGCTATACCCACTGGTTGCACCTCAACCCACCCTGGGATGCGCTGACCAGCCTGTGGATCATCCTGCTTTTGCTCACGCTGGCCGCCATCGAGTTCGTGGCCGACAAGGTGCCGGCGGTCAACCATCTCAACGACCTCATCCACACCTTCATCCGCCCAGTGGCCGGAGCCATTGCCTTTGCTGCCAGCGCCGGGGTGATCTCCGACCTGCATCCCGGACTGGCGCTGGCCCTGGGGCTGCTGGTCGCCGGCAGCGTGCACACCATCAAAGCCGGTGTGGTGCGCCCGGCGGTCACGGCCACCACCGGCGGAGCGGCACACCCCCCGCTCAGCCTGGCCGAGGATGTGACGGCCGCCGTCGTCTCGCTGCTTTCGGTCCTCGTGCCGCTGCTTTTGGGTTTGGCACTGCTCCTTTTCGCGGTGGCGCTTCTGCTGTGGCTTCGGGGCCGCCGCCGACCAGATCGGGCCGCATAA
- a CDS encoding DUF2085 domain-containing protein, with protein MKLSRLPWKVAVKALLVGAALAVLILWLEFTPAGLLGKTVGIGYAVCHRLPDHSPFFGTVQFPLCFRCSGMYLAALTTWLWLHFTAPKRTGFPRGATAALLGLFFAAWAGDGLNAFLHDFIGRSLYSPDNTLRLITGLGMGIVMGTLLYAVIQQTFWIAREPEPVLDLPRLAGLLFPVAGMGGLMLWRPEALLLPLAVLSTLTVLGVLTLVYTAFAVGLRRRENTARTWWDLRWPLLAGCTVALGQILALDFLRYILTQSWVGVPR; from the coding sequence ATGAAACTTTCTCGGCTCCCCTGGAAGGTGGCTGTCAAAGCCCTACTTGTCGGGGCTGCGCTGGCTGTGCTCATCCTCTGGCTGGAGTTCACCCCGGCGGGCCTGCTGGGCAAAACGGTGGGCATCGGCTATGCGGTCTGCCATCGCTTGCCTGATCATTCCCCCTTCTTCGGAACGGTTCAGTTTCCCCTTTGTTTTCGCTGCTCCGGAATGTACCTGGCCGCGCTGACCACCTGGCTCTGGCTGCACTTCACCGCCCCCAAACGCACCGGCTTCCCCCGTGGGGCCACGGCCGCGCTTTTGGGGCTGTTTTTCGCGGCCTGGGCCGGCGACGGGCTCAACGCCTTCCTGCACGATTTCATCGGCCGCAGCCTCTATTCCCCGGACAACACGCTCCGCCTGATCACCGGCCTGGGGATGGGCATCGTGATGGGAACCCTGCTCTATGCCGTGATCCAGCAAACTTTTTGGATCGCCAGGGAGCCTGAACCTGTCCTGGACCTTCCCCGCCTGGCCGGTTTGCTCTTCCCTGTGGCCGGAATGGGCGGGCTAATGCTCTGGCGGCCAGAGGCGCTGTTGTTGCCCCTGGCCGTGCTCAGCACCCTCACCGTGCTGGGCGTGCTCACCCTGGTTTACACCGCCTTTGCGGTGGGGCTCCGACGCCGCGAAAACACGGCCCGCACCTGGTGGGATTTGCGCTGGCCCCTGCTGGCCGGATGCACCGTGGCGTTGGGGCAAATCCTGGCTCTGGACTTTTTGCGGTACATCCTCACCCAATCATGGGTGGGGGTGCCTCGCTAA
- a CDS encoding L-lactate permease yields MVLLALLPIALILVLMLTFRWGASRAGAAGYLLALVLAWRVFGLGPEGLAYAHTKALLLSLDVLLIVWAAYLLYRVADEAGAIVIFGEMLPHLTADRGMQALLIGWAFASFLQGVGGFGVPVAVVAPLLVGLGFSPLAAVVVPSIGHGWAVTFGSLGSSFQALLAATGLPEAVLAPPAALFLALAGMLTGFTVLYAAEGWSAARRLWRPALLMGLAMGGTLYLVAGFGPWHIGSFSAGLVGLTVGFFLARRHTGAQQVRRATFDARALALALAGYLVLLIIILAVQFIAPWKAFLGRVVLTASFPEIRTALGYITPAGTGRRIALFRHTGALLFYAAVAAYILYARTGRYRPDALRRILGQTAHKMMASSVGILTMVAMSILMQHAGMTEAIAQGLARAVGGAYPLISPWIGALGAFMTGSNTNSNVVFAALQMRTAELLRCSVPLILAAQTAGGALGSIIAPTKVIVGASTGGMAGKEGEVMRHLGLFVALHLLLISLLAILGLWLGL; encoded by the coding sequence ATGGTACTCCTGGCTCTTCTCCCCATTGCGCTGATTTTGGTGTTGATGCTGACTTTCCGCTGGGGCGCTTCTCGCGCCGGGGCAGCGGGCTATCTGCTGGCGTTGGTGCTGGCCTGGCGGGTCTTCGGCCTGGGTCCGGAGGGGCTGGCTTACGCCCACACCAAGGCGCTGCTGCTCAGCCTGGATGTGCTGCTCATCGTCTGGGCGGCCTATCTGCTCTATCGCGTGGCCGACGAAGCGGGGGCCATTGTCATCTTTGGCGAAATGCTCCCACACCTGACCGCCGACCGGGGGATGCAGGCCCTGCTCATCGGCTGGGCCTTTGCCTCGTTTTTGCAGGGCGTGGGCGGTTTTGGGGTTCCGGTGGCCGTGGTGGCGCCGTTGTTGGTGGGGCTGGGCTTCTCGCCCCTGGCCGCGGTGGTCGTGCCGTCCATCGGCCATGGTTGGGCGGTGACCTTTGGCTCCTTAGGCTCCTCTTTCCAGGCTTTGTTGGCCGCCACGGGACTGCCTGAGGCCGTGCTGGCGCCGCCCGCGGCGCTGTTCCTGGCCCTCGCCGGGATGCTTACCGGTTTCACCGTGCTCTATGCCGCCGAGGGCTGGTCGGCCGCGCGCCGCCTGTGGCGGCCAGCCCTGCTTATGGGCTTGGCCATGGGCGGCACGCTGTACCTGGTGGCCGGTTTTGGCCCCTGGCACATCGGCTCTTTCTCGGCGGGCCTGGTGGGCCTGACCGTGGGGTTCTTTCTGGCGCGCCGTCACACCGGCGCTCAGCAAGTAAGGCGCGCCACTTTTGACGCACGGGCCCTGGCTTTGGCGCTGGCGGGCTACCTGGTTCTGCTGATCATCATCCTGGCCGTGCAGTTCATCGCTCCGTGGAAGGCGTTTTTGGGGCGTGTGGTGCTCACAGCCTCCTTCCCCGAGATTCGCACGGCTTTGGGGTATATCACCCCGGCGGGCACGGGGCGGCGCATTGCCCTCTTTCGCCACACGGGCGCTTTGTTGTTCTACGCGGCGGTGGCAGCCTACATTCTTTACGCGCGGACGGGGCGCTACCGTCCCGACGCGTTGAGGCGCATTTTGGGGCAAACGGCCCACAAGATGATGGCCTCTTCGGTGGGCATCCTCACCATGGTGGCCATGTCCATCCTGATGCAGCACGCCGGGATGACCGAGGCCATCGCCCAGGGGCTGGCCAGGGCCGTGGGCGGCGCGTATCCCCTCATCTCGCCGTGGATCGGCGCGTTGGGCGCTTTCATGACCGGGAGCAACACCAACTCCAATGTGGTTTTCGCGGCCCTGCAGATGCGCACGGCCGAGTTGCTGCGCTGCAGTGTGCCGCTGATTCTGGCCGCGCAAACGGCTGGCGGGGCTTTGGGCTCCATCATCGCACCCACCAAAGTCATCGTGGGCGCCAGCACCGGCGGCATGGCGGGCAAGGAGGGCGAAGTGATGCGCCATTTGGGCCTCTTTGTCGCCCTGCATTTGCTGCTCATCAGCCTGCTGGCCATCCTGGGCCTGTGGCTGGGGTTGTAA